A stretch of the Arachis stenosperma cultivar V10309 chromosome 6, arast.V10309.gnm1.PFL2, whole genome shotgun sequence genome encodes the following:
- the LOC130935772 gene encoding flowering locus K homology domain-like — MSGEEFDGHDDMGGYVPEDPGFQQDHSVELDEGNVFDSSGFPQLHQLDEHHDPGNFAEDANPPVNDFAGYDVGDFPEDPSSPQEEHVIEENHDVGDVTENFGSVPQEGHENDSQGHEIKKWPGWPGENVFRMLVPVQKVGSIIGRKGEFIKKITEETKARIKILDGPPGTMERAVMVSAKEEPDRTIPPAVEGLLRVHKQVINLDHDSADTSGAGPSIITRLLVADTQAGSLIGKQGSTIKSIQDGSGCIIRVLGSENLPVFALRDDSVVEVQGEPAGVHKAVELIAVHLRKFLVDRSIVGVFETKMQMPDVRVNHNAPPRQPWVPPPQGFPAPGGGGPAFAPPSQQYMPPSHPYDNYYPTADMPPMDKQFHQAPLSAYGRDPSAGIHPPSAQPQQSAATKVTQHMQIPLSYADAVIGASGANISYIRRASGASVTVQETRGVPGEMTVEISGTTSEIQAAQQLVQNFVAEAASAAQDQVAGAISQGYSSYPTNAPAYASPPSSTAGHVPSSEYGPMYGTNYGY, encoded by the exons ATGTCTGGGGAAGAATTTGATGGGCATGATGATATGGGAGGGTATGTGCCTGAGGACCCTGGTTTTCAACAAGATCATTCTGTTGAACTTGATGAGGGGAATGTGTTTGATAGCTCTGGTTTTCCTCAGCTGCATCAACTTGATGAACACCATGATCCAGGAAATTTTGCTGAGGATGCCAATCCTCCTGTGAATGATTTTGCTGGCTATGATGTTGGAGATTTTCCGGAAGACCCCAGTTCTCCACAAGAGGAGCATGTCATTGAAGAAAATCATGATGTAGGAGATGTAACTGAGAATTTTGGTTCTGTGCCACAAGAAGGGCATGAGAATGATTCCCAAGGACATGAAATTAAGAAGTGGCCTGGGTGGCCTGGAGAGAATGTCTTCAGGATGTTGGTCCCAGTGCAAAAGGTTGGCAGTATTATTGGCCGGAAGGGTGAGTTTATTAAGAAAATCACAGAAGAAACTAAGGCGCGAATCAAAATTCTTGATGGTCCTCCTGGAACCATGGAAAGAGCT GTAATGGTTTCGGCAAAAGAAGAGCCAGATCGGACCATACCACCTGCAGTTGAGGGTTTGTTAAGGGTTCATAAACAAGTCATCAATCTTGACCATGATTCGGCAGACACATCAGGTGCTGGGCCCTCAATTATCACTAGGCTTCTAGTTGCAGATACTCAAGCAGGAAGTCTGATTGGGAAGCAGGGTTCCACCATAAAATCCATTCAAGATGGCTCTGGTTGCATTATACGTGTTCTTGGATCAG AAAACCTACCTGTGTTTGCTTTGAGAGACGATAGTGTTGTTGAAGTACAAGGTGAACCTGCTGGAGTTCATAAGGCGGTTGAACTTATTGCAGTTCATTTGCGTAAGTTCTTGGTTGACCGCAGCATAGTCGGAGTATTTGAAACAAAG ATGCAAATGCCAGATGTTCGAGTCAACCACAATGCACCCCCACGCCAACCTTGGGTTCCTCCTCCTCAAGGGTTTCCAGCTCCTGGTGGTGGTGGGCCTGCTTTTGCACCCCCTAGTCAGCAATATATGCCACCATCACATCCCTATGATAATTATTACCCAACAGCCGACATGCCTCCTATGGACAAACAATTCCATCAGGCTCCACTATCTGCTTATGGCAGGGATCCTTCCGCTGGAATTCATCCACCAAGTGCACAACCACAACAGTCTGCTGCAACTAAG GTTACACAGCACATGCAAATTCCTCTATCATATGCAGATGCTGTTATTGGAGCATCAGGTGCAAATATCAGTTACATTCGTCGTGCTAGTGGAGCAAGTGTTACGGTTCAGGAGACAAGGGGAGTGCCAGGGGAGATGACTGTTGAAATAAGTGGGACTACATCAGAGATACAGGCAGCCCAACAGCTGGTTCAG AACTTTGTCGCTGAAGCTGCAAGTGCTGCCCAGGATCAAGTGGCGGGAGCAATTAGCCAAGGTTACAGTTCCTATCCAACTAATGCTCCAGCATATGCTTCTCCACCCTCTAGCACTGCTGGCCATGTGCCTTCTTCCGAGTATGGCCCCATGTATGGTACCAATTATGGTTATTAA